A DNA window from Ipomoea triloba cultivar NCNSP0323 chromosome 10, ASM357664v1 contains the following coding sequences:
- the LOC116032895 gene encoding protein RADIALIS-like 1, whose protein sequence is MASSSMSSQGSGTWTAKQNKAFEEALAVYDKNTPDRWSNVAKAVGGKTADEVKRHYEILVHDVKYIESGRVPFPNYRTTTRRSSD, encoded by the coding sequence ATGGCTTCAAGTTCAATGTCTTCTCAAGGCTCAGGGACTTGGACTGCCAAGCAGAACAAGGCGTTTGAAGAGGCATTGGCGGTGTACGACAAGAACACCCCCGACCGCTGGTCCAACGTTGCCAAGGCGGTCGGCGGCAAGACCGCCGACGAGGTTAAGAGGCATTATGAAATCCTGGTTCATGACGTCAAGTACATTGAGAGTGGCCGTGTGCCCTTCCCCAACTACCGAACCACCACGCGCCGCTCCTCCGATTAA